The following coding sequences lie in one Hippoglossus hippoglossus isolate fHipHip1 chromosome 14, fHipHip1.pri, whole genome shotgun sequence genomic window:
- the crebrf gene encoding CREB3 regulatory factor isoform X1 yields the protein MPQPSIIGMEPPFADAFQNYSFADQVLTSTDLLATSSDPDFMYEMDRDMTHRQSPCGDSMVGIGDGGKEVEGCVDQLMGLAECDTVHSTPAFEQWDSYWEDLTRYTRLASCDIWGTKEVDFLGLDDFSSPYQDEEVISRTPTLAQLNSEDSLPVCEALYPPADLTLSSPLPPLQPSQFPCHGKRPLFPGKGSGPGTARPSPSSSSRPSRSFLPDFPESSKKATRPVPSSTETMAKTQSQLSLTQNHGQAESKTQCRGAKMAAPTSHGSVFVRKAKVRVSAVDKAQPNLPSKTDFEMSDVPLPLSQPQEEEASTSASAASVGCPDAAAGSSSSLASFEKGAEGTGRREMPVGWTATVPQLVETSQAMEGTTSGLVSIADSVAGASGGVLVAEGTEKSKEEEHNYSLFLTRSRLAGRAPSQLEEDEEDEDEEEADEEEEEGDGLELDDEDHDEGFGSEHELSENEEEEEEEEEEEEEEEEEDEDYEADKDDDMSDTFSEPGSPHQSTSGCDMELMDDVKGLTAGVSSRKRGKRRYFWEYSEQLTPSKQERMLKPSEWDRHTLPSNLYQKNGPLHGKYMLKKSRRTDVEDLTPNPRKLLQIGTELRKLNKVISDLTPVSELPLTARPRSRKEKNKLASRACRLKKKAQYEANKVKLWGLSTEYDRLLFVINTIKEEIVVRVEDSTPRTTNMTDTLERLIQETLVASPVAGQTSEFVNKILENTGRGDPTGGLVGLRVPTSKI from the exons CCCAGCATCATTGGGATGGAGCCTCCCTTTGCAGACGCATTTCAAAACTACTCATTTGCTGACCAGGTCCTGACCAGCACTGATCTGCTCGCCACCAGCTCTGACCCAGATTTCATGTACGAAATG gacagagacatGACCCACAGGCAGAGCCCCTGTGGGGACAGCATGGTGGGTATCGGCGATGGAGGAAAGGAGGTGGAGGGCTGCGTTGATCAGCTCATGGGTTTGGCCGAGTGTGACACGGTCCACAGCACCCCGGCGTTCGAACAGTGGGACTCCTACTGGGAGGACCTCACCAG ATACACACGGCTGGCCAGCTGTGACATCTGGGGGACCAAAGAGGTGGATTTCCTTGGATTGGATGACTTCTCCAGTCCCTACCAGGATGAGGAAGTGATCAGTCGAACACCGACACTGGCTCAACTCAACAGTGAGGATTCACTGCCCGTGTGTGAGGCCCTCTACCCCCCTGCTGATCTGACCCTGTCTTCCCCTCTGCCTCCGCTTCAACCATCCCAGTTTCCCTGTCATGGTAAGAGACCCCTGTTCCCCGGCAAAGGATCCGGCCCAGGAACTGCAAGGCCCTCCCCAAGTTCTTCATCCCGTCCTTCCCGCAGTTTTCTCCCAGACTTCCCTGAAAGTTCCAAAAAAGCCACCCGACCTGTCCCCTCCAGCACTGAGACTATGGCTAAGACCCAGAGCCAGCTCAGTCTCACCCAGAACCACGGCCAAGCTGAAAGCAAGACCCAGTGCAGAGGAGCCAAGATGGCAGCCCCCACTTCCCATGGCTCTGTCTTTGTGCGGAAGGCTAAAGTCCGTGTTAGCGCAGTGGATAAAGCTCAGCCCAACCTGCCCTCCAAGACTGATTTTGAGATGTCAGATGTGCCTCTACCTCTCTCCCagccccaagaagaagaagcttccACTTCAGCTAGTGCCGCCTCAGTGGGATGTCCTGATGCAGCAGCCGGTAGCTCCAGCAGCCTGGCGAGCTTTGAGAAGGGTGCAGAGGGGACAGGGAGAAGAGAGATGCCTGTAGGTTGGACTGCCACTGTGCCTCAACTCGTGGAGACGAGTCAGGCCATGGAGGGCACCACCTCTGGGCTGGTGAGCATCGCCGACAGTGTGGCAGGTGCTAGCGGTGGCGTTCTGGTTGCAGAGGGGACGGAGAAGAGCAAGGAGGAGGAACACAACTACTCCCTGTTCCTGACCCGCAGCAGACTGGCCGGCAGAGCCCCCtcccagctggaggaggacgaggaagacgaggatgaggaagaagcggatgaggaggaggaggaaggcgaCGGACTGGAGCTAGATGACGAAGACCATGATGAGGGTTTTGGCAGCGAGCATGAGCTTTCTgagaatgaagaggaggaggaggaagaagaggaggaggaggaggaggaggaggaggaggatgaagattaCGAAGCAGACAAGGACGATGACATGAGTGACACCTTCTCTGAGCCAGGTAGCCCTCATCAAAGTACATCTG GCTGTGACATGGAGCTGATGGATGACGTTAAAGGCCTGACAGCAGGAGTCTCCAGCCGGAAGAGAGGCAAGCGCCGCTACTTCTGGGAGTACAGCGAACAGCTCACCCCCTCAAAACAGGAACGCATGCTTAAGCCGTCTGAGTGGGACAGACACACGCTGCCTAGCAACCTGTACCAGAAGAACGGGCCTCTCCATG GAAAATACATGCTGAAGAAGTCACGTCGCACGGATGTGGAAGACCTGACTCCCAATCCACGTAAGTTGCTGCAGATCGGCACCGAGCTCCGCAAACTGAACAAGGTGATCAGCGACTTGACACCTGTGAGCGAGCTGCCGCTGACTGCACGACCCCGGTCCCGCAAGGAGAAGAACAAGCTGGCGTCCAG AGCTTGTCGTCTTAAAAAGAAAGCCCAGTATGAAGCAAACAAGGTGAAGCTCTGGGGACTCAGCACAGAATATG aTCGGCTGCTCTTCGTGATCAATACCATCAAGGAGGAGATAGTGGTGCGAGTGGAGGACTCTACTCCTCGTACAACCAACATGACTGACACCCTGGAGCGGCTCATCCAGGAGACACTTG tGGCATCCCCAGTTGCCGGGCAGACGTCAGAATTTGTCAACAAGATCTTGGAGAACACCGGACGCGGAGATCCCACTGGCGGACTGGTCGGCCTGCGAGTTCCCACTTCCAAAATCTAG
- the crebrf gene encoding CREB3 regulatory factor isoform X2 has protein sequence MPQPSIIGMEPPFADAFQNYSFADQVLTSTDLLATSSDPDFMYEMDRDMTHRQSPCGDSMVGIGDGGKEVEGCVDQLMGLAECDTVHSTPAFEQWDSYWEDLTRYTRLASCDIWGTKEVDFLGLDDFSSPYQDEEVISRTPTLAQLNSEDSLPVCEALYPPADLTLSSPLPPLQPSQFPCHGKRPLFPGKGSGPGTARPSPSSSSRPSRSFLPDFPESSKKATRPVPSSTETMAKTQSQLSLTQNHGQAESKTQCRGAKMAAPTSHGSVFVRKAKVRVSAVDKAQPNLPSKTDFEMSDVPLPLSQPQEEEASTSASAASVGCPDAAAGSSSSLASFEKGAEGTGRREMPVGWTATVPQLVETSQAMEGTTSGLVSIADSVAGASGGVLVAEGTEKSKEEEHNYSLFLTRSRLAGRAPSQLEEDEEDEDEEEADEEEEEGDGLELDDEDHDEGFGSEHELSENEEEEEEEEEEEEEEEEEDEDYEADKDDDMSDTFSEPGCDMELMDDVKGLTAGVSSRKRGKRRYFWEYSEQLTPSKQERMLKPSEWDRHTLPSNLYQKNGPLHGKYMLKKSRRTDVEDLTPNPRKLLQIGTELRKLNKVISDLTPVSELPLTARPRSRKEKNKLASRACRLKKKAQYEANKVKLWGLSTEYDRLLFVINTIKEEIVVRVEDSTPRTTNMTDTLERLIQETLVASPVAGQTSEFVNKILENTGRGDPTGGLVGLRVPTSKI, from the exons CCCAGCATCATTGGGATGGAGCCTCCCTTTGCAGACGCATTTCAAAACTACTCATTTGCTGACCAGGTCCTGACCAGCACTGATCTGCTCGCCACCAGCTCTGACCCAGATTTCATGTACGAAATG gacagagacatGACCCACAGGCAGAGCCCCTGTGGGGACAGCATGGTGGGTATCGGCGATGGAGGAAAGGAGGTGGAGGGCTGCGTTGATCAGCTCATGGGTTTGGCCGAGTGTGACACGGTCCACAGCACCCCGGCGTTCGAACAGTGGGACTCCTACTGGGAGGACCTCACCAG ATACACACGGCTGGCCAGCTGTGACATCTGGGGGACCAAAGAGGTGGATTTCCTTGGATTGGATGACTTCTCCAGTCCCTACCAGGATGAGGAAGTGATCAGTCGAACACCGACACTGGCTCAACTCAACAGTGAGGATTCACTGCCCGTGTGTGAGGCCCTCTACCCCCCTGCTGATCTGACCCTGTCTTCCCCTCTGCCTCCGCTTCAACCATCCCAGTTTCCCTGTCATGGTAAGAGACCCCTGTTCCCCGGCAAAGGATCCGGCCCAGGAACTGCAAGGCCCTCCCCAAGTTCTTCATCCCGTCCTTCCCGCAGTTTTCTCCCAGACTTCCCTGAAAGTTCCAAAAAAGCCACCCGACCTGTCCCCTCCAGCACTGAGACTATGGCTAAGACCCAGAGCCAGCTCAGTCTCACCCAGAACCACGGCCAAGCTGAAAGCAAGACCCAGTGCAGAGGAGCCAAGATGGCAGCCCCCACTTCCCATGGCTCTGTCTTTGTGCGGAAGGCTAAAGTCCGTGTTAGCGCAGTGGATAAAGCTCAGCCCAACCTGCCCTCCAAGACTGATTTTGAGATGTCAGATGTGCCTCTACCTCTCTCCCagccccaagaagaagaagcttccACTTCAGCTAGTGCCGCCTCAGTGGGATGTCCTGATGCAGCAGCCGGTAGCTCCAGCAGCCTGGCGAGCTTTGAGAAGGGTGCAGAGGGGACAGGGAGAAGAGAGATGCCTGTAGGTTGGACTGCCACTGTGCCTCAACTCGTGGAGACGAGTCAGGCCATGGAGGGCACCACCTCTGGGCTGGTGAGCATCGCCGACAGTGTGGCAGGTGCTAGCGGTGGCGTTCTGGTTGCAGAGGGGACGGAGAAGAGCAAGGAGGAGGAACACAACTACTCCCTGTTCCTGACCCGCAGCAGACTGGCCGGCAGAGCCCCCtcccagctggaggaggacgaggaagacgaggatgaggaagaagcggatgaggaggaggaggaaggcgaCGGACTGGAGCTAGATGACGAAGACCATGATGAGGGTTTTGGCAGCGAGCATGAGCTTTCTgagaatgaagaggaggaggaggaagaagaggaggaggaggaggaggaggaggaggaggatgaagattaCGAAGCAGACAAGGACGATGACATGAGTGACACCTTCTCTGAGCCAG GCTGTGACATGGAGCTGATGGATGACGTTAAAGGCCTGACAGCAGGAGTCTCCAGCCGGAAGAGAGGCAAGCGCCGCTACTTCTGGGAGTACAGCGAACAGCTCACCCCCTCAAAACAGGAACGCATGCTTAAGCCGTCTGAGTGGGACAGACACACGCTGCCTAGCAACCTGTACCAGAAGAACGGGCCTCTCCATG GAAAATACATGCTGAAGAAGTCACGTCGCACGGATGTGGAAGACCTGACTCCCAATCCACGTAAGTTGCTGCAGATCGGCACCGAGCTCCGCAAACTGAACAAGGTGATCAGCGACTTGACACCTGTGAGCGAGCTGCCGCTGACTGCACGACCCCGGTCCCGCAAGGAGAAGAACAAGCTGGCGTCCAG AGCTTGTCGTCTTAAAAAGAAAGCCCAGTATGAAGCAAACAAGGTGAAGCTCTGGGGACTCAGCACAGAATATG aTCGGCTGCTCTTCGTGATCAATACCATCAAGGAGGAGATAGTGGTGCGAGTGGAGGACTCTACTCCTCGTACAACCAACATGACTGACACCCTGGAGCGGCTCATCCAGGAGACACTTG tGGCATCCCCAGTTGCCGGGCAGACGTCAGAATTTGTCAACAAGATCTTGGAGAACACCGGACGCGGAGATCCCACTGGCGGACTGGTCGGCCTGCGAGTTCCCACTTCCAAAATCTAG
- the crebrf gene encoding CREB3 regulatory factor isoform X3, protein MEPPFADAFQNYSFADQVLTSTDLLATSSDPDFMYEMDRDMTHRQSPCGDSMVGIGDGGKEVEGCVDQLMGLAECDTVHSTPAFEQWDSYWEDLTRYTRLASCDIWGTKEVDFLGLDDFSSPYQDEEVISRTPTLAQLNSEDSLPVCEALYPPADLTLSSPLPPLQPSQFPCHGKRPLFPGKGSGPGTARPSPSSSSRPSRSFLPDFPESSKKATRPVPSSTETMAKTQSQLSLTQNHGQAESKTQCRGAKMAAPTSHGSVFVRKAKVRVSAVDKAQPNLPSKTDFEMSDVPLPLSQPQEEEASTSASAASVGCPDAAAGSSSSLASFEKGAEGTGRREMPVGWTATVPQLVETSQAMEGTTSGLVSIADSVAGASGGVLVAEGTEKSKEEEHNYSLFLTRSRLAGRAPSQLEEDEEDEDEEEADEEEEEGDGLELDDEDHDEGFGSEHELSENEEEEEEEEEEEEEEEEEDEDYEADKDDDMSDTFSEPGSPHQSTSGCDMELMDDVKGLTAGVSSRKRGKRRYFWEYSEQLTPSKQERMLKPSEWDRHTLPSNLYQKNGPLHGKYMLKKSRRTDVEDLTPNPRKLLQIGTELRKLNKVISDLTPVSELPLTARPRSRKEKNKLASRACRLKKKAQYEANKVKLWGLSTEYDRLLFVINTIKEEIVVRVEDSTPRTTNMTDTLERLIQETLVASPVAGQTSEFVNKILENTGRGDPTGGLVGLRVPTSKI, encoded by the exons ATGGAGCCTCCCTTTGCAGACGCATTTCAAAACTACTCATTTGCTGACCAGGTCCTGACCAGCACTGATCTGCTCGCCACCAGCTCTGACCCAGATTTCATGTACGAAATG gacagagacatGACCCACAGGCAGAGCCCCTGTGGGGACAGCATGGTGGGTATCGGCGATGGAGGAAAGGAGGTGGAGGGCTGCGTTGATCAGCTCATGGGTTTGGCCGAGTGTGACACGGTCCACAGCACCCCGGCGTTCGAACAGTGGGACTCCTACTGGGAGGACCTCACCAG ATACACACGGCTGGCCAGCTGTGACATCTGGGGGACCAAAGAGGTGGATTTCCTTGGATTGGATGACTTCTCCAGTCCCTACCAGGATGAGGAAGTGATCAGTCGAACACCGACACTGGCTCAACTCAACAGTGAGGATTCACTGCCCGTGTGTGAGGCCCTCTACCCCCCTGCTGATCTGACCCTGTCTTCCCCTCTGCCTCCGCTTCAACCATCCCAGTTTCCCTGTCATGGTAAGAGACCCCTGTTCCCCGGCAAAGGATCCGGCCCAGGAACTGCAAGGCCCTCCCCAAGTTCTTCATCCCGTCCTTCCCGCAGTTTTCTCCCAGACTTCCCTGAAAGTTCCAAAAAAGCCACCCGACCTGTCCCCTCCAGCACTGAGACTATGGCTAAGACCCAGAGCCAGCTCAGTCTCACCCAGAACCACGGCCAAGCTGAAAGCAAGACCCAGTGCAGAGGAGCCAAGATGGCAGCCCCCACTTCCCATGGCTCTGTCTTTGTGCGGAAGGCTAAAGTCCGTGTTAGCGCAGTGGATAAAGCTCAGCCCAACCTGCCCTCCAAGACTGATTTTGAGATGTCAGATGTGCCTCTACCTCTCTCCCagccccaagaagaagaagcttccACTTCAGCTAGTGCCGCCTCAGTGGGATGTCCTGATGCAGCAGCCGGTAGCTCCAGCAGCCTGGCGAGCTTTGAGAAGGGTGCAGAGGGGACAGGGAGAAGAGAGATGCCTGTAGGTTGGACTGCCACTGTGCCTCAACTCGTGGAGACGAGTCAGGCCATGGAGGGCACCACCTCTGGGCTGGTGAGCATCGCCGACAGTGTGGCAGGTGCTAGCGGTGGCGTTCTGGTTGCAGAGGGGACGGAGAAGAGCAAGGAGGAGGAACACAACTACTCCCTGTTCCTGACCCGCAGCAGACTGGCCGGCAGAGCCCCCtcccagctggaggaggacgaggaagacgaggatgaggaagaagcggatgaggaggaggaggaaggcgaCGGACTGGAGCTAGATGACGAAGACCATGATGAGGGTTTTGGCAGCGAGCATGAGCTTTCTgagaatgaagaggaggaggaggaagaagaggaggaggaggaggaggaggaggaggaggatgaagattaCGAAGCAGACAAGGACGATGACATGAGTGACACCTTCTCTGAGCCAGGTAGCCCTCATCAAAGTACATCTG GCTGTGACATGGAGCTGATGGATGACGTTAAAGGCCTGACAGCAGGAGTCTCCAGCCGGAAGAGAGGCAAGCGCCGCTACTTCTGGGAGTACAGCGAACAGCTCACCCCCTCAAAACAGGAACGCATGCTTAAGCCGTCTGAGTGGGACAGACACACGCTGCCTAGCAACCTGTACCAGAAGAACGGGCCTCTCCATG GAAAATACATGCTGAAGAAGTCACGTCGCACGGATGTGGAAGACCTGACTCCCAATCCACGTAAGTTGCTGCAGATCGGCACCGAGCTCCGCAAACTGAACAAGGTGATCAGCGACTTGACACCTGTGAGCGAGCTGCCGCTGACTGCACGACCCCGGTCCCGCAAGGAGAAGAACAAGCTGGCGTCCAG AGCTTGTCGTCTTAAAAAGAAAGCCCAGTATGAAGCAAACAAGGTGAAGCTCTGGGGACTCAGCACAGAATATG aTCGGCTGCTCTTCGTGATCAATACCATCAAGGAGGAGATAGTGGTGCGAGTGGAGGACTCTACTCCTCGTACAACCAACATGACTGACACCCTGGAGCGGCTCATCCAGGAGACACTTG tGGCATCCCCAGTTGCCGGGCAGACGTCAGAATTTGTCAACAAGATCTTGGAGAACACCGGACGCGGAGATCCCACTGGCGGACTGGTCGGCCTGCGAGTTCCCACTTCCAAAATCTAG